In Theileria parva strain Muguga chromosome 4 map unlocalized ctg_529, whole genome shotgun sequence, one DNA window encodes the following:
- the ANK2 gene encoding Ankyrin repeats (3 copies) family protein, with translation MTTKSDNCNHLSTENDNSSKDDSNSNSNESDEPPMSLESRTGDSMLEEHPGESEKSKMYTNNVHSADKTNYRNEENHKNTANFLKNQVNLHKLHSLDNLRNIKPEMLDQITSKHFQNTGDSHFKLGSANRSPSKLGLNGSASKDFTALSSGYPSFDKDISLSRSTINSPYFYEVNLSKRKPNLSSASFYDLNLAYQMESEKKKGETHFNRNVSFINLRILSDSNDVWKHIVKRVEPFLDVYSILMLRQTCKTLYYHKYKLRSHSTLSFRGFGGFDSKSIFNTIVPLIHHVLDLPENCKLRFDFTGCILLKDIATVYLLKSNMISTTFEMRQYAKNIKELIFDFCNQITDKSLEVLLTTKLPNLERLSLTCCRNEHFTGNPFVRHLSSTNWPKFNKFRCSFSNILLEPIQSVADFIRPRTPNEETDPTLNLELTPNQLNYKGSYVDLASLLQQDKLNEPKYEESEIEFEIYGSLASRKLLDKLGFGIYFTAFTNALKTNNYNMCSKLTKKLQHQLLSLSNQPNMKTNNCLYSVRNRGSELLVNCPITVTDRSNNNLGIWTLPIILVIQQQNMDLFLLLIKRGARLNVWDSMNKSPLLIACELSLNNFVEKVLKFRLPPIPYDNINNIPLIVAITNSNVEVVKMLLQENFEINYKCPSIMNYKSPLYVACEHYNREIIELLLEYGADPNWKYRHRSTPTLLGYQQDSKILETFIEYGAGKSSDKRWVLVQVLACAIVKNDSETIEMLVSRFPDLVEREHEIWSKPLIALSKLNKIQLVEMLLKRGANVNTFDSFGTTALHAACEESNLDVITLLLEKSANPDAQDVFGRTPLHLAVMENKPLVVNLLLDYGASLNIKEYSYGETPVMTAIRTRNENIVLTFLKSGTADYTIEDLNHKNLLYYLNYYKMGKLDVFLSPQEQNGT, from the coding sequence ATGACAACAAAAAGTGATAATTGTAATCATTTGTCAACAGAGAATGATAATTCATCTAAAGATGACAGTAATTCAAACAGTAATGAATCTGATGAACCTCCAATGAGCCTTGAGTCTCGGACCGGCGATAGTATGTTAGAAGAACATCCAGGGGAATCagaaaaatcaaaaatgtACACAAATAATGTCCATAGTGCAGATAAAACGAATTATAGAAATGAAGAAAATCATAAAAACACTGctaattttttgaaaaaccAAGTAAACCTCCATAAATTACACTCGTTAGATAATCTGAGAAACATAAAACCGGAAATGTTGGATCAAATAACATCTAAACACTTTCAAAACACTGGAGATtctcattttaaattaggCTCGGCGAATAGGAGTCCATCGAAGCTGGGATTGAACGGTTCTGCGTCAAAAGACTTTACGGCTCTGTCAAGTGGATACCCTAGCTTTGACAAGGATATCAGTTTAAGTAGATCAACGATAAATTCACCGTATTTTTACGAAGTAAATTTGTCGAAGAGGAAGCCTAACCTGAGTTCAGCATCCTTTTATGATTTAAATCTGGCATACCAAATGGAATCTGAGAAGAAAAAAGGCGAAACGCACTTTAACAGAAATGTTAGTTTCATAAACCTGAGAATACTGTCTGATAGCAACGATGTCTGGAAGCATATAGTTAAGAGAGTGGAACCATTTCTGGATGTGTACTCAATACTGATGTTAAGGCAGACCTGTAAGACTTTGTACTACCATAAGTATAAACTGAGATCACACTCGACGTTATCATTTAGAGGCTTCGGAGGATTTGATTCCAAGTCtatatttaacacaattGTTCCATTAATACACCATGTGCTGGATTTGCCAGAAAACTGTAAACTGAGGTTTGACTTCACGGGGTGCATACTACTGAAGGACATCGCAACTGTCTACCTACTTAAAAGTAACATGATAAGCACAACGTTTGAGATGAGGCAGTACGCTAAAAACATAAAGGAGTTGATATTTGATTTCTGTAACCAGATAACTGACAAGAGTCTTGAAGTTCTACTAACAACAAAGCTGCCAAACCTGGAAAGACTCAGCTTAACGTGCTGTAGAAATGAACATTTTACAGGAAATCCATTCGTACGGCATCTCTCAAGTACAAACTGGcccaaatttaacaaatttagaTGTTCATTCTCGAATATATTGTTAGAGCCCATACAATCGGTAGCAGATTTTATAAGACCTCGAACACCAAATGAGGAAACAGATCCTACATTAAATCTTGAGTTGACGCCAAACCAGCTTAATTACAAAGGGTCATACGTAGATTTAGCAAGTCTGCTCCAACAAGATAAGCTAAATGAGCCAAAGTACGAAGAAAGTGAAATTGAGTTTGAAATATACGGATCTCTGGCAAGTAGAAAGCTGTTGGATAAGTTAGGGTTTGGGATATACTTTACTGCATTTACAAACGCACTCAAGACGAACAACTATAACATGTGCTCAAAACTAACCAAGAAGCTACAGCACCAACTGCTGTCCTTGAGTAACCAGCCAAACATGAAGACTAACAACTGCCTATATTCAGTTAGGAACAGGGGAAGTGAACTTCTGGTCAACTGCCCAATCACAGTCACAGATCGCTCGAACAATAATTTAGGTATTTGGACCTTGCCAATAATACTAGTGATACAGCAACAGAATATGGATTTGTTTTTGTTGCTGATAAAGAGAGGAGCAAGGCTTAATGTTTGGGACAGCATGAACAAGTCGCCGTTACTAATAGCGTGTGAGCTGTCGTTAAATAACTTTGTTGAGAAAGTTCTTAAGTTCAGATTACCACCAATACCCTACGATAACATCAATAACATACCACTGATAGTGGCAATAACGAACTCAAATGTAGAGGTGGTTAAAATGCTCCTACAAGAAAACtttgaaataaattacaagTGTCCGAGTATCATGAACTACAAGTCGCCCTTGTATGTGGCGTGTGAGCACTATAACCGTGAAATCATAGAGCTGTTGTTGGAATATGGAGCAGATCCGAACTGGAAGTATAGGCACAGGTCAACACCGACGTTATTAGGATACCAGCAGGACTCGAAAATACTAGAGACATTCATTGAATATGGAGCAGGGAAATCAAGTGACAAGAGGTGGGTTCTGGTCCAGGTACTGGCATGTGCTATAGTCAAGAATGATAGTGAAACCATTGAAATGTTGGTGAGTAGATTCCCAGACTTAGTTGAGAGAGAACATGAAATATGGTCAAAGCCATTAATAGCATTATCTAAACTCAATAAGATCCAACTGGTTGAAATGTTACTTAAAAGAGGTGCGAATGTGAATACATTTGACTCGTTTGGAACAACAGCACTCCACGCAGCGTGTGAGGAGTCGAACCTTGACGTGATAACGCTGTTGCTAGAGAAATCAGCAAACCCCGATGCACAAGATGTGTTTGGAAGAACGCCACTCCACTTGGCAGTAATGGAAAACAAGCCTCTAGTGGTAAATCTTCTACTAGATTATGGAGCTAGTCTGAATATAAAGGAGTACTCTTATGGAGAAACGCCAGTAATGACCGCCATCAGAACAAGAAACGAGAATATAGTGCTGACATTTCTGAAATCAGGAACCGCAGATTACACAATCGAGGATTTAAACCACAAGAACCTTTTATATTACctaaattactataaaatGGGTAAATTAGACGTGTTTTTATCACCTCAGGAACAAAATGGCACATAA
- the NIFU4 gene encoding NifU-like domain protein: MLIYFLKDLLKRRPAHIGSFLPYHTSNISFPDSTYISNFPLNPANFINIRHTNNINGNRIMRSPMNFINRKFSTVTKAVIPESYSDEDIETVESIKILIDKRIRPVIQQDGGDVSFVSYDPSTGYVYVRLSGACVGCIQSDVTLKHMIQGMLCHYLEEITAVYNVDEENNVIKGNSENDY, encoded by the exons ATGCTAATTTACTTTTTAAAGGATTTGTTAAAAAGAAGGCCCGCTCACATTGGATCCTTCCTTCCTTATCATACTTCTAATATTAGTTTCCCAGATTCCACCTACATTTCAAATTTTCCCCTAAATCCTgcaaattttataaacatTAGGCACACTAATAACATTAATGGTAATCGCATAATGAGGTCTCCAATGAACTTCATTAATCGCAAGTTCTCAACAGTCACTAAGGCTGTTATTCCCGAATCATACTCTGACGAGGACATAGAAACCGTTGAAAGCATAAAGATTCTCATTGATAAACGGATCCGACCTGTGATTCAGCAGGACGGTGGGGACGTTTCTTTCGTTTCTTACGACCCTTCAACCG gttATGTTTACGTTAGGCTCAGCGGCGCTTGTGTTGGATGCATACAGAGCGACGTGACTCTGAAGCACATGATCCAGGGCATGCTGTGTCACTATCTCGAGGAGATTACTGCGGTGTACAATGTCGACGAAGAGAACAATGTAATCAAAGGAAATTCTGAAAACGattattaa
- a CDS encoding Nucleolar Nop52 family protein has protein sequence MMTTVIRSICHNLANTDKTLRKKGFRSVRELFKKNPNLDDMSLTKICKGLYYCLWMSDDPIQTRILSLDMIQLYKSIKLNPTPVNGLDEPLLLDHNEVDARLRYLKFLMEGISREWLLLDKNRVDKVLLFTRIYVSEILYYMHELNWDLLVLNKLSEIFLNKNIFGRDTLGLLVHVIQVFTTELLYNYEQLMGSGDSPSESPTNSNTDDKSSEDSKTKLNTLQMNLCNNIDSVKLLYVLKPFILMFVTSKDVLLVKTLYDYIFKDLEKLSKITSINVIVHLLDAILNTSGETGPGTEIDVVKGINKKFIRNTLKLYKSNLSETLTPAENLHLEQLLYSIFTIATMDSESNDSFGGSDQVNGRIFFKDDGKNLSNTKRESLGNEYMFRAEHYLTLSNIKTRRLSKSRLKNLRIVNSTKNYLLRLNETDEENRKFLEKLDRTSVKNQLFYYSLIRLRRLKIIHKFKKNNLYRIYNLDKLKRSKLKINLKQAFYNIKYAKPGKSSLRKRTTNDRRLKKKKKKVVFNLKKNQVTNIPSRKRRHFFTPLSLFNFL, from the exons ATGATGACCACTGTCATTAGATCCATTTGTCATAACCTGGCGAACACAGATAAAACCCTGAGAAAGAAGGGGTTTCGGTCCGTTCGAGAATTGTTTAAGAAAAACCCAAACTTGGATGACATGTCCTTGACTAAAATTTGCAAGGGTTTGTACTATTGCCTATGGATGTCAGACGATCCCATACAAACACGCATACTGTCGTTGGACATGATTCAACTATACAAGAGTATCAAGCTAAATCCTACTCCTGTTAATGGTCTTGACGAACCGCTTTTGTTGGACCATAACGAAGTTGACGCCAGATTGCGGTACTTAAAGTTTTTGATGGAGGGTATCAGTCGAGAGTGGCTATTGTTGGATAAAAACAGAGTTGACAAGGTTCTCTTATTTACAAGAATTTACGTGTCAgaaatactatactatatgCATGAATTAAACTGGGATCTCCTGGTCctgaataaattaagtgaAATATTCCTCAACAAGAATATATTTGGCAGGGACACATTGGGGCTCCTGGTCCACGTTATTCAAGTTTTCACCACCGagttattatataactatgaACAGTTAATGGGTTCTGGTGACTCACCTAGCGAGTCTCCTACAAACTCTAACACAGATGATAAGTCTTCTGAAGATTCAAAGACTAAGCTTAACACACTACAGATGAACCTGTGTAACAACATAGATAGCGTTAAACTTTTATACGTTTTAAAACCTTTCATTTTGATGTTTGTAACCAGTAAGGATGTACTCCTAGTCAAGACCTTATATGACTATATATTTAAGGACCTCGAGAAGTTATCGAAAATTACAAGCATAAACGTGATAGTGCACCTACTAGATGCCATACTGAACACTTCAGGAGAAACCGGACCAGGAACGGAAATCGACGTTGTGAAAGGAATCAACAAGAAATTTATCAGAAACACACTAAAGTTATATAAAAGTAATTTGAGCGAGACCCTAACTCCAGCCgaaaatttacatttagAACAGCTTCTGTACTCGATATTTACAATTGCAACCATGGATAGTGAATCCAACGACTCATTTGGCGGGTCAGACCAGGTAAACGGaagaatattttttaaagatGATGGTAAGAATCTTAGCAACACTAAAAGAGAATCGCTGGGGAACGAGTACATGTTCAGAGCTGAGCActatttaactttatctaACATTAAAACTAGACGTCTGAGTAAGTCTAGACTCAAAAACCTCCGCATAGTCAACTCCACAAAGAACTATCTTCTCAGGCTAAATGAAACCGACGAGGAAAACAGAAAATTCCTCGAGAAACTCGACCGTACTAGTGTCAAAAACCAACTCTTCTATTACTCTCTGATAAGGCTTAGGCGACTGAAGATCATACACAAGTTTAAGAAGAATAATCTTTACAGGATTTACAACTTGGACAAGCTCAAACGctctaaattaaaaattaacttgaAGCAGGCTTTCTATAACATAAAGTACGCGAAGCCCGGCAAATCATCGCTCAGGAAACGAACAACCAATGATAGAAGACTGAAAAAGAA GAAAAAGAAAGTTGTTTTCAACCTCAAGAAAAACCAAGTCACAAACATACCCAGCCGTAAGAGAAGACATTTTTTCACACCTCTATCATTATTT AATTTCCTTTGA
- a CDS encoding Elongation factor Tu GTP binding domain protein — translation MPTVRRIKSVKWDEDDLNDYYSDDYSDSDDEDYENLKIHTKPKSLPKKNLVQRGESKPAPHETKQVSNKTNTLNFSNCKTQANKNINTQDSTPNRYPLNVVVLGAVDAGKSTLLGHFLTLTNCVDKKLKNVKHLSWILDQGDDERDRGITIDPTKCQFNLDLKNIKNLNNHNSEHQTKIETPIYDSIKVNVIDTPGHHDLIQNLVMGAVFANSAVIIVDSNDVLKSDFFGVYFSEHMLLLYLLGIRYIIICVNKIDRFEYSESMYSKVVHIIRKLVGVYENSVKLIFLPVSGLRGDNLVDKSSNLSWYQGPTLIESLQVISLDLIKRPVVVYDKIICHIFDLWESGKTVSCSCFVEGNKIKVPVDMNTLPNSVQVKCVSLEYQVLNLVTPSSASNDTNSTNSNTCYVNDFVDCLEMKGTEISNLMFSKIMIDPHTYSKIKNNTSSIVIHNTFIGLIYLNGMSKVKLTIGQNVELFVGYSKQSAFIRAIQVIDNFNTLGSKKIYSLSPGQFAFLEFGSQSPILVEPISRNSKFIQNMIAQFTTKPASLSEDDVEHVGILSRLLLRSSGSFVAGGVVVNR, via the exons ATGCCGACAGTAAGAAGAATAAAGTCTGTGAAGTGGGATGAAGACGACCTCAACGACTATTATTCAGATGATTATTCTGACTCTGATGATGAAGATTACGAAAACTTGAAAATACATACCAAACCTAAATCATTACCCAAGAAGAATCTGGTTCAGAGAGGGGAATCTAAGCCCGCCCCTCATGAAACTAAACAAGTTTcaaataaaactaatacTCTCAACTTTTCTAACTGTAAAACACAGGCTAATAAGAACATTAACACTCAAGATTCAACTCCTAATAGATACCCTTTAAACGTTGTAGTTCTCGGAGCTGTGGACGCTGGAAAGTCAACTTTACTGGgacattttttaactctAACAAACTGTGTAGATAAGAAATTGAAGAATGTTAAACATTTGTCATGGATTTTGGACCAGGGCGACGACGAGCGTGACAGAGGAATAACAATTGATCCAACAAAGTGCCAGTTTAACCTTGAtcttaaaaatataaagaaCCTCAATAATCACAATAGTGAACATCAAACTAAAATTGAAACTCCAATATATGATTCTATAAAGGTCAATGTCATTGACACGCCAGGTCATCATGACCTCATCCAGAACCTGGTTATGGGAGCAGTCTTTGCGAACAGCGCAGTTATAATTGTGGACTCCAATGACGTGCTTAAGTCTGACTTTTTTGGAGTGTATTTCAGTGAGCACATGCTACTTTTGTACCTTTTGGGAATTAggtacataattatatgcGTGAACAAAATTGACAGGTTCGAATACTCGGAGTCCATGTACAGTAAAGTTGTCCACATCATACGTAAACTGGTTGGAGTTTACGAAAATTCTGTCAAACTGATCTTTTTACCTGTTTCAGGACTTCGCGGAGATAATCTCGTAGATAAATCGAGCAATTTAAGCTGGTATCAAGGCCCAACCCTTATAGAGTCACTCCAA gTTATATCTCTGGATTTGATAAAGAGGCCCGTGGTTgtatatgataaaataatttgtcaCATTTTTGACCTCTGGGAGTCAGGAAAGACAGTTAGTTGCTCATGTTTCGTTGAAGGTAATAAGATAAAGGTTCCAGTTGATATGAATACGCTCCCAAACTCAGTTCAAGTTAAGTGCGTGTCACTGGAGTATCAAGTTCTCAATCTAGTCACTCCATCCTCTGCATCAAATGACACTAATTCTACAAATTCCAACACGTGCTATGTGAATGATTTCGTCGACTGCCTTGAAATGAAAGGCACGGAAATCAGTAATTTAATGTTCTCGAAAATAATGATCGATCCACACACATACTCAA agattaaaaataacacGAGCAGCATAGTCATACACAACACATTCATCGGACTAATATATCTAAACGGCATGAGTAAAGTAAAGTTGACGATAGGCCAAAATGTGGAACTGTTTGTAGGATACTCAAAACAGTCCGCCTTCATAAGGGCGATTCAAgtaattgataattttaacacgCTGGGCTCAAAGAAGATATACTCGCTGTCTCCAGGCCAGTTTGCCTTTTTAGAGTTCGGATCTCAATCACCAATTCTAGTAGAGCCCATTTCGAGAAATTCAAAGTTTATACAAAACATGATTGCCCAATTCACCACAAAACCCGCCAGTCTCAGTGAGGATGACGTTGAGCATGTGGGAATCCTGAGCAGGCTGTTGTTGAGAAGTTCGGGGAGTTTCGTCGCAGGCGGTGTCGTAGTAAATcgataa